The proteins below come from a single Empedobacter stercoris genomic window:
- a CDS encoding T9SS type A sorting domain-containing protein produces MVKLGDKSSTEKRTYIEVYPNPTQDIVNVLINKDFEKASVEVYNLTGQHLQSKDVKYRSTPVSLGNYPAGVYILKINTDNQTESIKIIKK; encoded by the coding sequence TTGGTAAAATTAGGCGATAAATCTTCTACCGAAAAACGTACGTATATTGAAGTTTATCCAAACCCAACACAAGACATTGTGAATGTACTCATCAACAAAGACTTCGAAAAAGCAAGTGTTGAAGTCTATAATTTAACAGGTCAACATTTACAATCTAAAGATGTAAAATACCGTTCTACGCCTGTTTCCTTAGGGAATTATCCTGCTGGTGTTTACATCCTAAAAATCAACACCGACAACCAAACTGAATCTATAAAAATTATTAAAAAGTAA
- a CDS encoding DUF6443 domain-containing protein, with amino-acid sequence MKKQTLQVGGSPTGTTIVTPYEYDGFGRQAKEFLPFPISGASNQLNTENTGDTFYLETTGDYIPYSEKTFENSPLNRVLSQAAPGRDWMKGSGHEIKFDYQTNKSNDEVIIFDVKTTYNTTSKYMR; translated from the coding sequence GTGAAAAAACAAACCTTACAAGTTGGCGGTTCTCCAACAGGCACTACGATTGTAACTCCTTATGAATATGATGGTTTTGGACGTCAAGCCAAAGAATTTCTTCCTTTTCCTATTTCTGGAGCAAGTAATCAACTAAATACTGAGAATACAGGAGATACTTTTTATTTAGAAACAACAGGAGATTATATCCCTTATTCAGAAAAAACATTTGAGAATTCACCTCTAAATCGAGTATTGTCACAAGCAGCTCCAGGAAGAGATTGGATGAAAGGTTCAGGACATGAAATTAAATTTGATTATCAAACAAATAAATCCAATGATGAAGTCATTATTTTCGATGTAAAGACAACTTATAATACCACTTCAAAATATATGAGATAG